From a single Endozoicomonas euniceicola genomic region:
- a CDS encoding RuvC family protein: MKVIIGIDPGLTGAIAILDAFEKNIIQLADMPTMPDNKKRKVSGMGLKKILAQFSPADVEMVYLERVGARPGQGVVSMFSFGRSLGAVEAVVNLLGLPLTYVSPQLWKRPAGLIRADKDASRGKVLDLYPEADVNRKKDSGRADAILIARYGKELRP; this comes from the coding sequence ATGAAGGTCATTATTGGAATCGACCCCGGCCTCACAGGAGCTATCGCCATACTGGATGCCTTTGAGAAAAACATTATCCAATTAGCTGATATGCCCACTATGCCAGATAACAAAAAACGTAAAGTATCTGGCATGGGCTTAAAAAAAATTCTGGCTCAGTTCTCTCCTGCTGATGTTGAGATGGTTTATCTCGAAAGAGTTGGTGCAAGACCGGGCCAGGGCGTGGTGAGCATGTTCTCATTTGGTCGTTCACTGGGGGCAGTGGAAGCAGTGGTTAACCTCTTAGGCTTGCCTCTGACATATGTCTCCCCGCAACTTTGGAAACGCCCGGCAGGTTTGATCAGGGCAGATAAAGATGCCAGTCGAGGAAAAGTACTGGACCTGTATCCGGAAGCAGACGTAAATCGTAAAAAAGATTCCGGAAGGGCAGATGCCATTCTTATTGCCCGATATGGCAAGGAGCTACGCCCATGA
- a CDS encoding DEAD/DEAH box helicase, which translates to MKLELRWYQQEAIDAIYAYFSNEEGNPLVCVSTGGGKSVIIAAFIFGVIERWHGQRFLIISHVKEIIEQNHDKMHAVWEEAPTGVYSAAMRARDTDAQILFASIQSIHKRAEELGYFDLVLIDECHLLNSENRETMYYRLLEELKAINPAMKIIGFTATPYRVKQGLLTQGKNPLFTDIIYETDIQRLIDDGYLSPLRSKSGREKIDLDGVRTRQGDYLTADMESAVQKNDVTEKAVTEVIEYGKDRKAWLIFCVSVAHAEQVKELLIYEGINAECITGETPKYERVRILADFKEGKIKALTSQGVLTTGFDAPLVDLIVLLRATKSPGLYVQILGRGLRISPETGKTDCLVLDYGGNITRHGPIDQITIGKIQAGEVTGQAPVKECPECFELILAGLRICPACQYQFLAQDKHDAQATGGALLSNQIEPEWLGVDEVLYDIHEKMGKPPSLQVTYRCGFETIREWVCFQHGGYAQQKAEQWWMLRCGIESIPDRTKAAHERITTLNNIREPCRILVRQEGKWHRILNHDLTPKPGTPSEWNADLKQRSRQPDLMLAGSDEFDTEFDF; encoded by the coding sequence ATGAAGCTTGAACTGCGTTGGTACCAGCAGGAGGCCATTGATGCGATCTATGCTTATTTTTCCAATGAAGAGGGAAATCCTCTGGTTTGCGTGAGTACTGGGGGCGGCAAGTCCGTCATCATTGCTGCCTTTATATTCGGAGTTATTGAACGCTGGCACGGGCAACGGTTTTTAATCATCTCTCACGTAAAGGAAATCATCGAACAAAACCATGACAAGATGCACGCCGTTTGGGAGGAAGCCCCTACTGGTGTTTACTCTGCCGCTATGAGAGCCAGAGATACCGACGCACAAATTCTGTTTGCCAGCATTCAGAGCATTCACAAGCGGGCAGAAGAACTGGGGTACTTTGATTTGGTATTGATTGATGAATGCCACTTGCTGAACAGTGAAAACCGAGAGACCATGTATTACCGGCTTTTAGAAGAGCTAAAAGCAATTAACCCTGCTATGAAAATTATTGGCTTTACTGCCACACCCTATCGTGTGAAACAGGGTTTACTGACCCAAGGCAAGAACCCACTATTCACCGACATCATTTATGAAACTGACATTCAACGATTAATTGACGATGGATACCTATCTCCACTGCGATCCAAGAGTGGCCGGGAGAAAATTGATCTTGATGGTGTCAGAACCCGGCAGGGAGATTATCTCACGGCTGATATGGAAAGCGCTGTTCAGAAAAATGATGTCACAGAAAAGGCAGTAACGGAGGTTATTGAATATGGTAAGGACCGCAAAGCCTGGCTGATCTTCTGTGTCTCTGTCGCCCATGCGGAACAAGTCAAGGAGTTGCTCATTTATGAAGGTATTAACGCTGAATGTATAACAGGCGAAACGCCAAAGTATGAGCGGGTAAGAATACTGGCAGACTTTAAAGAAGGGAAAATCAAGGCACTGACTAGCCAAGGAGTTCTCACCACCGGCTTTGACGCTCCATTGGTTGATTTAATCGTTTTGCTTCGAGCCACCAAATCACCCGGATTGTATGTTCAGATTCTGGGCAGAGGTTTAAGAATCAGCCCGGAAACAGGGAAAACAGATTGTCTGGTCCTGGACTATGGCGGAAACATTACCCGGCATGGACCTATCGACCAAATTACCATTGGCAAAATTCAGGCTGGAGAAGTGACAGGCCAAGCACCGGTGAAAGAATGCCCTGAATGTTTTGAGTTAATACTTGCCGGTTTGCGTATTTGTCCTGCCTGCCAATATCAGTTTTTAGCTCAGGATAAACATGATGCTCAGGCCACTGGTGGTGCATTACTCTCAAATCAAATTGAACCTGAGTGGTTGGGTGTGGATGAAGTGCTTTATGACATTCATGAGAAAATGGGAAAACCACCCAGCCTGCAAGTGACCTATCGCTGCGGCTTTGAAACTATACGGGAATGGGTCTGCTTTCAGCATGGAGGCTATGCTCAGCAAAAAGCAGAGCAATGGTGGATGCTTCGTTGCGGCATCGAGTCAATCCCAGACAGAACCAAAGCAGCCCACGAGCGTATCACTACATTAAACAACATTCGGGAACCTTGCAGAATTCTGGTTCGCCAAGAAGGAAAGTGGCACCGAATCCTTAACCACGACCTAACTCCAAAACCAGGTACTCCCAGTGAGTGGAATGCAGACCTTAAACAACGATCAAGACAGCCTGATCTGATGCTAGCCGGTTCTGACGAGTTTGACACGGAATTTGATTTTTAA
- a CDS encoding tyrosine-type recombinase/integrase — translation MGIACQKRQRKKGTVYRYVVTVRRQHFKAIESLTFPDKASGNAWAKAVEKDMLEQAKKAEESDHKYESAKSRTGDIQLKDYLERYRAKQEKLSEDQRISHRDMLAIKFWEKSWLAKLRSNEITDAHLIKLLDERLDTVTPSTNHLYVSVLRRAIDWQKRLGLYFSRFITEDVMKELWKLKLVGKSKEDDTRPTEEQVYQLYQCFLEGYNTPLGTVPYHHLMLFSIYSSFREGEICRIRYSDLDIENGMVVIRERKDPKKKYSNHQKVPICPICLEIIAMQPRIEGEDRIFPYRAHSVSSRFSTKTKEFGYPELRFHSFRHDGISRFFEQGMSIPEVALRSGHKTWDNLRRYTHLVHKQPPDLWGKCKAMEEQYWAENEVVISRRGRGLKKRG, via the coding sequence ATGGGTATTGCGTGCCAGAAGAGGCAGCGAAAGAAGGGAACGGTTTATCGCTACGTTGTTACTGTAAGGAGGCAGCACTTTAAAGCAATTGAAAGTCTGACTTTTCCAGACAAAGCTTCAGGGAATGCATGGGCAAAGGCTGTTGAGAAAGACATGCTGGAGCAAGCGAAAAAAGCTGAAGAGTCTGATCATAAATATGAATCTGCCAAATCTCGAACCGGGGATATACAGCTTAAGGACTATCTGGAGCGTTACCGGGCTAAGCAGGAAAAGCTTTCTGAAGATCAGCGCATTAGCCACAGAGATATGCTGGCCATCAAGTTTTGGGAAAAAAGTTGGCTGGCAAAATTACGCTCAAATGAAATTACTGACGCACACTTGATTAAGTTACTCGATGAACGGCTTGATACGGTTACGCCTTCCACGAACCACCTCTATGTTTCTGTTCTTCGTAGAGCCATCGATTGGCAGAAAAGGCTTGGCCTATATTTCAGTCGGTTTATTACCGAAGACGTGATGAAGGAATTGTGGAAACTGAAATTGGTGGGCAAGTCAAAAGAGGATGATACTCGACCGACTGAAGAGCAAGTTTATCAGTTATACCAATGCTTTCTTGAAGGCTATAACACTCCGTTAGGCACTGTTCCTTATCATCATTTAATGTTGTTTAGCATTTACAGCTCTTTCAGGGAAGGAGAGATATGCCGTATACGCTATAGTGATCTGGATATTGAAAATGGCATGGTAGTAATTCGGGAAAGGAAAGACCCAAAGAAGAAATACAGCAACCACCAGAAGGTTCCGATTTGTCCAATATGTTTGGAGATTATCGCCATGCAGCCAAGGATTGAGGGCGAGGATCGTATTTTTCCATACAGGGCACATTCAGTTTCTAGTCGCTTCTCAACGAAAACTAAAGAGTTTGGCTATCCAGAACTGCGCTTTCACTCTTTTAGGCATGATGGCATATCACGCTTTTTTGAACAGGGAATGTCCATTCCTGAAGTAGCACTGCGTAGTGGTCATAAAACATGGGATAACCTACGACGTTATACGCACCTTGTCCATAAACAGCCGCCTGATTTATGGGGAAAGTGCAAGGCTATGGAAGAGCAGTACTGGGCTGAGAATGAGGTGGTGATATCTCGGCGAGGAAGGGGTTTGAAGAAAAGAGGATAG
- a CDS encoding pyocin activator PrtN family protein, with product MNTEKMLFVKYRKPYVRLEEICQEYFGLCEKKAKAAAASQILPVPVVRMTQSRKSPMLVKLSDLAEYLDSRHMTYTDTWEKVKGVR from the coding sequence ATGAACACAGAGAAAATGTTATTCGTCAAATACAGAAAGCCTTATGTGCGACTGGAAGAAATCTGTCAAGAGTATTTTGGCTTATGCGAAAAAAAAGCCAAAGCTGCCGCTGCGTCACAAATATTACCCGTCCCTGTCGTTCGAATGACCCAGAGTCGTAAATCACCAATGTTGGTAAAATTATCAGACCTTGCCGAATACCTGGATTCACGGCATATGACTTATACGGATACCTGGGAGAAAGTTAAGGGCGTTAGATAG
- a CDS encoding ATP-binding protein has protein sequence MAFNLNSISKSLGYRAPRILIYGIAGLGKTTFGADSPTPIFICTEDGLGGLEVDTFPLAKSYQDVIDAIAVLYTSDHHYKTVVLDSLDHLEPLIWRHLCEVYVGPKGERYSSIEEFGYGKGYIEALDLWREILNGLDALRNEKDMAIILIGHTEVKRFESPTSASYDRYQIKLHKRASELVQESVDCVLFADYQTVIEKEEKGFGATKTRGISTGKRYLFTQGAPGYLAKNRYDLPKQLPLSWQAFSDALNNNKNKKGH, from the coding sequence ATGGCTTTTAATCTTAACTCCATCAGCAAAAGTCTTGGCTACAGGGCTCCCCGAATACTGATTTACGGCATTGCCGGACTGGGAAAAACAACATTTGGAGCAGATAGCCCTACACCCATTTTTATTTGCACAGAGGATGGATTAGGAGGCCTGGAGGTTGACACCTTCCCTCTTGCCAAGAGCTATCAGGATGTGATTGATGCTATCGCTGTACTTTATACCAGCGATCATCACTATAAGACCGTGGTTCTAGATAGTCTTGATCATCTGGAGCCATTGATTTGGAGGCATCTTTGTGAGGTGTATGTCGGACCAAAAGGTGAGCGTTATTCTTCCATCGAAGAATTTGGCTATGGGAAAGGCTATATAGAAGCTCTTGATTTGTGGCGGGAAATATTAAATGGACTGGACGCCCTGCGTAATGAAAAAGACATGGCGATTATTTTAATCGGTCACACAGAAGTTAAACGCTTTGAGTCGCCTACTTCTGCCAGCTATGACCGTTACCAGATCAAATTGCACAAACGAGCGTCTGAACTGGTTCAGGAATCTGTGGACTGTGTTTTATTCGCTGATTACCAAACGGTTATAGAAAAGGAAGAGAAAGGGTTTGGTGCCACAAAAACCAGAGGCATAAGCACCGGCAAGCGCTACCTGTTTACGCAAGGTGCGCCCGGTTATCTCGCCAAGAATCGCTATGACCTGCCTAAACAATTACCTCTAAGCTGGCAGGCATTCAGTGATGCACTCAACAATAACAAGAATAAGAAAGGACATTAA
- a CDS encoding DUF7173 family protein, with protein sequence MSNNASRLDQLAYQLEIAKENELSAKNHRIAIEEEICLLAGVKPEGSLSVNGEYYKVTTVAGFTRSLDTNKWLKVKDRVPAHIANKIIRQKMELDTKQLKNLQDLDPAHYNIVAEAITTKPKKTSVRFQRLEDQ encoded by the coding sequence ATGAGCAATAATGCGTCGCGGCTGGATCAACTCGCCTATCAGTTGGAGATTGCCAAGGAAAACGAGCTTTCAGCCAAGAATCATCGTATCGCCATCGAAGAAGAAATCTGTCTGCTTGCCGGGGTTAAGCCGGAAGGAAGCCTGTCGGTGAACGGTGAATATTACAAAGTCACCACAGTCGCCGGATTTACCCGAAGCCTGGATACCAACAAATGGCTTAAAGTAAAAGACCGGGTACCGGCACACATTGCCAATAAAATCATTCGCCAGAAAATGGAGCTGGATACCAAACAGCTAAAGAATCTGCAGGATTTAGATCCGGCACATTACAACATTGTCGCTGAGGCCATTACGACTAAACCCAAAAAGACCTCTGTGCGCTTTCAGCGTCTGGAGGATCAATAA
- a CDS encoding AAA family ATPase, translating into MSSASVKPPDTSKAAWELNEVGLSIIPLGSPYERPPQWFLNDRCGGDEKKAAADWPKTPRIGWKQYQDQAPTDTNIEHWVTLWPCCNWAIITGHKVVVVDADSAAAVEFIESGPVTRTPLRALTSKGKHYYYRVNPDNPVRNCAQKNKIDIRGAGGYVVAPGSTHADGTRYQWETDESYALDDLFDLPSLTTDDIAAINSFDEGTEANTNQYVGNLGFSVSQYPVPHVGSSLAEGEGRNNAAASIVGQYIRQGVSLQQIKSLLDQWNATNTPPLSCNELNTTIASVARTHLNNHPESTIAIEPVMAQAPPFQFSHVTDLLNSAGAINWLIKGFLEMDSLCVLFGEPACGKSFIAIDLACCIATGNSWHGKSVKKMGAVFYIAGEGFNGLSRRIMAWQQEHGYSFAKVPLYISQYSAALTDMVNAHAVSQSIEETIHQTGGEAPSLIVIDTLARNFGPADENGTKEMNLFINHIDHYFRQKYGCCVLVVHHTGVGNKDRARGNSALKGAADAEYAVVKNDEGIKISTKKMKDAEALPPIEFQLKPVTLPFCDEDGDPQASCVLQYLDPSNAQSIRVVKGMESHIGSTQRHIIQTLDKLLKEARSNLVGQERDPKLARIEVKHLRSQCLDDKIVGKNNWSRTFDSIVERKFLEIQSPFVMLTDKGSEVISDA; encoded by the coding sequence ATGAGTAGCGCAAGTGTAAAACCACCAGATACTTCAAAAGCTGCATGGGAACTCAATGAAGTTGGGCTGTCGATCATTCCGTTAGGCTCACCTTACGAGCGGCCCCCGCAATGGTTTTTAAATGATCGTTGCGGAGGCGATGAAAAAAAAGCAGCTGCTGACTGGCCTAAAACCCCACGAATCGGGTGGAAGCAATATCAGGATCAGGCACCTACAGATACCAATATTGAGCATTGGGTAACACTATGGCCATGCTGTAACTGGGCAATTATTACCGGTCATAAGGTCGTTGTGGTGGATGCTGACAGTGCAGCAGCCGTTGAATTTATTGAATCCGGGCCTGTCACCCGAACCCCGTTGCGAGCACTAACCAGCAAGGGAAAACATTATTACTATCGGGTTAATCCCGATAACCCTGTTCGCAACTGTGCCCAGAAAAACAAAATAGATATCCGGGGGGCTGGAGGCTATGTCGTTGCGCCGGGTAGCACCCATGCGGATGGAACGAGGTACCAGTGGGAAACCGATGAATCATACGCTTTAGACGATCTATTTGACTTACCTTCACTCACTACAGACGACATTGCTGCAATTAATAGCTTTGATGAGGGTACAGAAGCTAATACTAATCAGTATGTTGGTAATCTCGGTTTTTCTGTTAGTCAGTATCCTGTTCCGCACGTTGGCAGTAGCCTCGCTGAAGGAGAGGGTAGAAATAATGCTGCGGCCAGCATTGTTGGGCAATACATTCGACAGGGAGTGTCGCTTCAGCAAATCAAAAGCCTGTTGGATCAATGGAATGCAACCAACACACCACCGTTGTCGTGCAATGAATTGAACACCACCATTGCCAGCGTTGCACGAACCCATCTTAACAATCATCCGGAATCCACTATAGCTATTGAGCCTGTCATGGCCCAAGCGCCGCCGTTCCAATTCAGTCATGTAACCGATTTGCTGAATTCGGCCGGAGCCATTAACTGGCTAATAAAAGGTTTTCTGGAAATGGACAGCCTGTGTGTTCTGTTTGGAGAACCAGCTTGTGGAAAATCGTTTATTGCTATCGATCTTGCCTGTTGTATTGCTACGGGAAATTCATGGCATGGCAAGTCTGTAAAAAAAATGGGAGCTGTTTTCTATATTGCAGGCGAAGGTTTTAATGGTCTGTCCCGTCGCATTATGGCCTGGCAGCAGGAGCATGGTTACAGTTTTGCCAAAGTCCCCCTCTACATAAGTCAGTACTCAGCAGCTCTTACTGACATGGTTAATGCTCATGCAGTAAGTCAGAGCATTGAAGAAACAATCCATCAGACTGGTGGTGAAGCACCTTCGCTGATTGTGATCGACACACTTGCTAGAAATTTTGGTCCTGCTGATGAAAATGGAACCAAGGAAATGAATCTGTTTATCAACCATATTGACCACTATTTTCGTCAAAAGTACGGTTGTTGTGTGCTGGTGGTTCATCATACCGGCGTTGGCAACAAAGACCGTGCAAGAGGAAACAGCGCACTTAAGGGAGCTGCTGATGCAGAATATGCCGTAGTGAAAAATGACGAGGGAATCAAAATCAGCACCAAAAAAATGAAGGATGCTGAAGCCCTACCTCCTATAGAGTTTCAGCTTAAACCGGTGACATTGCCATTCTGTGATGAAGATGGTGACCCACAGGCGAGTTGTGTCTTGCAATACCTCGACCCGAGCAATGCCCAAAGCATTCGGGTAGTAAAGGGCATGGAGAGTCACATCGGTAGCACGCAAAGACATATTATTCAGACTTTGGACAAACTCCTGAAAGAAGCCCGGTCAAACCTTGTCGGACAAGAACGTGATCCGAAGCTGGCTCGCATAGAGGTTAAGCACCTTCGCTCGCAATGCCTTGACGATAAAATCGTGGGTAAAAACAACTGGAGCCGAACCTTTGATTCTATCGTTGAACGTAAATTCTTAGAGATCCAGTCTCCTTTCGTCATGCTGACAGACAAAGGCAGTGAGGTCATATCCGATGCTTAG
- a CDS encoding PD-(D/E)XK nuclease family protein, translated as MKIPEEQNTTIKAIVKHYEDNQGATFRAHLGGSVIGRPCDRALWYSFRWATHVSHNGQLLRLFQTGHLAEERFVNDFRSIGIKVFETDPQTGTQFRVGACNGHFGGSFDGVGIGFVEAPKTWHLIEMKTHNDKSFNTLLKKGVRDAKPEHFIQMQSYMFLAKPQLLRAFYIAVNKNNDALYGERIKLDQDIGKATINRAQAIIASDRPLKKISTDPSWYLCKFCDHHAICHRQQAPEVNCRTCLHSTPVENGEWHCALYDLKIPSYQQKNGCDAHLYIPYLLGQFAEPVDSGENWIRYRLKVNGKEFVAGRTDDQFASSEIFNLNDKSLLTDDNLSAIKQHFNGKVVPHEA; from the coding sequence GTGAAAATACCAGAAGAGCAAAACACCACGATTAAAGCAATCGTCAAGCATTACGAGGACAATCAGGGAGCCACTTTTCGGGCACACCTTGGAGGATCAGTTATTGGCAGACCATGTGACCGTGCGCTTTGGTATTCATTCCGCTGGGCAACTCACGTAAGCCACAATGGTCAGCTTTTACGACTTTTTCAAACCGGACATCTGGCAGAAGAGCGGTTTGTTAATGATTTTCGAAGCATAGGCATTAAGGTTTTTGAGACCGATCCCCAGACGGGAACACAGTTTCGGGTGGGTGCCTGCAATGGGCATTTCGGAGGTTCATTTGATGGCGTGGGAATCGGCTTTGTGGAAGCACCAAAGACCTGGCACCTAATTGAAATGAAAACTCATAACGATAAGTCCTTTAATACACTGCTGAAGAAAGGTGTCAGAGATGCCAAGCCTGAACATTTTATTCAGATGCAAAGCTATATGTTTCTTGCAAAACCTCAATTGCTCCGAGCGTTCTACATTGCGGTCAATAAAAATAATGATGCCCTCTATGGGGAAAGAATTAAGCTTGATCAAGATATTGGTAAAGCAACGATTAACCGCGCACAGGCTATTATCGCCAGCGATAGACCTTTAAAAAAAATCAGCACAGACCCAAGCTGGTATCTGTGCAAATTCTGCGACCATCATGCCATTTGCCATAGACAGCAAGCACCTGAAGTAAACTGCCGAACCTGTCTGCACAGCACTCCAGTAGAAAATGGTGAGTGGCACTGTGCTTTATATGACTTAAAGATTCCAAGTTACCAGCAGAAAAACGGCTGTGATGCTCACCTTTATATACCTTACTTGCTGGGTCAGTTTGCTGAGCCTGTTGATAGTGGAGAAAACTGGATTCGCTACCGCCTGAAAGTTAATGGCAAAGAGTTTGTGGCCGGAAGAACTGATGATCAGTTTGCATCCAGTGAAATTTTTAATCTCAACGACAAGTCTCTCCTAACAGACGACAACCTGAGCGCCATAAAACAACATTTTAATGGCAAGGTGGTTCCCCATGAAGCTTGA
- a CDS encoding helix-turn-helix domain-containing protein produces MLKKTTKSNDMSPGSLIRNFRIKRGVSLDEMAQFLYCTKSELSLIENDKKSISRMKRLLWSTLIPEWTPNMLSPVQQSSPDHE; encoded by the coding sequence ATGCTCAAAAAAACAACAAAGAGCAATGATATGTCACCCGGTAGCCTCATCAGAAATTTCCGTATTAAACGTGGCGTATCTTTGGATGAAATGGCTCAATTTTTGTATTGCACAAAATCTGAACTTTCGTTGATCGAAAATGATAAAAAATCAATTTCCAGAATGAAGCGTTTGCTTTGGTCTACACTCATCCCGGAATGGACTCCGAACATGCTCAGCCCAGTTCAGCAGAGCAGTCCAGACCATGAGTAG
- a CDS encoding helix-turn-helix transcriptional regulator, whose protein sequence is MNWKARVKDLLAEQNMSQTDLGNRLGVSRATISLWLGDKNSYTDHSTIKMQNKIAEVLGTTREYLESGKRFTTTTGRVVPLLKSPEDIEAWCLRKLDATEAQKLYCPIDCSVMTYATVMTSKAMEGDSNSAGIPMESIVYVDHAIPLSQNNICIFKQVSLLIGRYEEIGGKPTVIFNNYNYPAITLDAVTYFGTLVGAFSPFSTASTATTPLISNIA, encoded by the coding sequence ATGAACTGGAAAGCCCGCGTAAAAGATTTATTAGCTGAACAAAATATGTCCCAAACCGACCTAGGCAACCGCCTGGGCGTTTCAAGGGCAACTATTTCTTTGTGGCTTGGAGATAAGAACTCCTACACAGATCACAGCACTATCAAAATGCAAAATAAAATTGCAGAGGTGCTTGGTACAACAAGGGAGTACCTGGAATCCGGCAAGCGTTTTACAACTACAACAGGGAGAGTCGTGCCTCTGCTTAAAAGCCCAGAAGACATCGAAGCATGGTGCTTAAGGAAACTTGATGCCACGGAAGCGCAAAAGCTTTATTGCCCTATCGACTGTAGTGTCATGACCTATGCAACCGTGATGACCAGTAAAGCCATGGAGGGAGACTCAAATTCAGCAGGGATTCCTATGGAATCAATTGTCTACGTTGATCACGCTATTCCTCTGTCACAAAACAATATTTGCATCTTTAAGCAAGTATCATTGCTGATCGGACGTTATGAAGAAATTGGAGGCAAGCCAACCGTAATTTTCAACAATTACAATTATCCGGCAATAACTCTGGATGCAGTTACCTATTTTGGAACCTTGGTCGGCGCTTTCTCACCATTCAGTACAGCCAGTACAGCGACAACGCCGCTAATAAGTAATATCGCTTAG
- a CDS encoding DUF669 domain-containing protein, whose product MAQLGFNAGDYDHTDDISPLPAGDYVVVVTDARLIPTKSGGRMVTVTYKVMEGQSQGRSLWSNHNIYNQSDKAQEIGRKEISRIAHAIGQPQLSDTDQLLNQVMTISVIIKQDPGYGPKNEVKKWVAHNNRQQSPVTHEQPPHPATAAAQPSTPPWGQK is encoded by the coding sequence ATGGCTCAGTTAGGCTTCAATGCAGGCGATTATGATCACACAGATGATATCTCTCCTCTGCCTGCCGGTGATTATGTGGTTGTGGTGACTGACGCAAGGCTTATCCCCACTAAATCCGGGGGTAGGATGGTGACTGTGACTTATAAGGTGATGGAAGGCCAGAGCCAGGGGCGCTCGCTGTGGTCTAACCACAATATCTATAATCAGAGTGACAAAGCTCAGGAGATTGGTCGCAAGGAAATCAGCCGCATTGCCCATGCTATCGGGCAGCCTCAGCTGAGTGATACCGATCAATTGTTAAACCAGGTTATGACCATTAGCGTGATTATCAAACAAGATCCCGGCTATGGCCCAAAAAACGAAGTAAAGAAATGGGTTGCTCACAATAACCGGCAACAGTCTCCTGTCACTCACGAACAGCCGCCACATCCTGCGACAGCTGCAGCGCAACCTTCAACTCCTCCTTGGGGACAGAAGTAA